A region from the Streptosporangium sp. NBC_01756 genome encodes:
- a CDS encoding NAD(P)H-binding protein, whose protein sequence is MILVTGATGNIGRELVHRLDELGVPFRILVRDLARAATLPERAERVVADLSDPATLPPAFAGVDRLFLLTPGIGLDHTRHAVAAAQTAGVRHIVHLSSFNVLGDPMPAMGRWHHEREQVIRASGIPATFLRPGGFMTNAFDWLPTIREADYVLDPAGPGRYAPIDPADIAAVAALALTGDGHQGQEYVLTGEELFTVTEQVEILAAAVGRDIAVRAVTTAEEAVASRFPQGAPPALAEAITEGFHLMRADTAGFRTDTVERLLQRKPRTFAAWCARNADAFRTG, encoded by the coding sequence ATGATACTCGTCACCGGCGCCACCGGGAACATCGGCCGCGAGCTCGTCCACCGACTGGACGAGCTCGGCGTGCCGTTCCGCATCCTGGTCCGCGACCTGGCCCGCGCCGCCACGCTGCCCGAGCGGGCCGAACGGGTCGTGGCGGACCTGAGCGACCCGGCGACGCTGCCGCCCGCCTTCGCCGGAGTCGACCGGCTGTTCCTGCTCACCCCCGGCATCGGCCTCGACCACACCAGGCACGCCGTAGCCGCCGCCCAGACCGCAGGGGTGCGCCACATCGTGCACCTGTCCTCGTTCAACGTGCTCGGCGACCCCATGCCCGCCATGGGTCGCTGGCACCACGAACGCGAGCAGGTCATCCGGGCCTCCGGCATCCCGGCCACCTTCCTGCGGCCCGGCGGCTTCATGACCAACGCCTTCGACTGGCTGCCCACCATCCGTGAGGCGGACTATGTCCTCGATCCGGCCGGCCCCGGCCGGTACGCGCCGATCGACCCCGCCGACATCGCCGCCGTCGCCGCCCTGGCGCTGACCGGCGACGGCCACCAAGGCCAGGAGTATGTCCTCACCGGCGAAGAGCTGTTCACCGTCACCGAACAGGTCGAGATCCTCGCCGCGGCGGTCGGCCGGGACATCGCGGTCCGGGCAGTGACCACCGCAGAGGAGGCCGTCGCCTCCCGATTCCCCCAAGGGGCACCTCCGGCACTGGCCGAGGCCATCACCGAGGGGTTCCACCTCATGCGCGCCGACACCGCCGGATTCCGCACCGACACCGTGGAGCGCCTGCTCCAGCGCAAGCCCCGCACCTTCGCCGCCTGGTGCGCACGCAACGCCGACGCCTTCCGGACCGGCTGA
- a CDS encoding endonuclease/exonuclease/phosphatase family protein, with product MKDDVAALGRVITALRADVLCVQEAPRFLRWRHRRGLLAASGGLTVAAGRRRGGVAVLVGRDVRLLHGEGHLLKCFPGLERRAIAIAVVEAEGHRTAVGSIHLDLDGAARLHHAGEALALLRAVADRFGALPVLAGDINEHSHEPTWCHIAGHLTDCYPASPRGDGLTFPARGARGRIDAIFAAERFPVISCGGAEADPADLRAATDHLPVVVELGPPRPVGGELRGG from the coding sequence ATGAAAGACGACGTCGCCGCGCTGGGGCGGGTGATCACCGCGCTCCGCGCCGACGTGCTCTGCGTCCAGGAGGCACCCCGGTTCCTGAGGTGGCGCCACCGCCGCGGGCTGCTGGCCGCCTCCGGCGGCTTGACCGTGGCGGCGGGCCGCCGGCGGGGCGGGGTCGCCGTGCTGGTCGGCCGGGATGTGCGCCTGCTGCACGGCGAGGGGCACCTGCTGAAATGCTTCCCCGGCCTGGAGCGGCGCGCGATCGCGATCGCGGTGGTGGAGGCGGAGGGACATCGGACGGCCGTCGGATCGATCCACCTGGACCTCGACGGGGCCGCGAGACTCCACCACGCCGGAGAGGCGCTGGCCCTGCTGCGGGCGGTCGCCGACCGGTTCGGCGCACTTCCGGTGCTCGCCGGGGACATCAACGAGCACTCCCACGAGCCGACCTGGTGCCACATCGCCGGGCACCTGACCGACTGCTATCCGGCCTCGCCACGCGGTGACGGCCTCACCTTCCCCGCACGGGGCGCGCGGGGGCGCATCGATGCGATCTTCGCGGCGGAGAGGTTCCCGGTCATCTCCTGCGGCGGGGCCGAGGCGGACCCCGCCGACCTGCGAGCCGCCACCGATCACCTGCCGGTGGTCGTCGAGCTGGGCCCGCCGCGGCCCGTGGGCGGCGAGCTCCGGGGAGGATGA
- a CDS encoding glycosyltransferase family 4 protein encodes MGTAERHAGAVSRALIVTNDFPPRAGGIQSFVHGLAAGRPPDSVVVYAPRWPGCDGFDAGRPYPVVRHATSLMLPTRAVARRAVELVAEFGCDTVVFGAAAPLGLLAPAVRAAGVRRVVMITHGHEASWTQVPPARPLLARIGGHADVVTYLGEYTRQRLARVIPEEKLVRLAPGVDTAVFHPDAGREKVRAALGLGDRPVVVCLSRLVPRKGQDVLLRAWPRVLRAVPDAVLLIVGGGPYRRTLERLARPVAGSVRIVGPVPSAALPAHLAAGDVFAMPCRTRFGGIDVEGLGIVYLEASASGLPVVAGSSGGAPDAVLQGETGLVVDGTSPAEVAGALVDLLRDPERARTMGERGREWVTREWGWELVAARFARLLDPVL; translated from the coding sequence ATGGGCACTGCTGAACGGCATGCGGGAGCCGTGAGCCGGGCGCTGATCGTCACCAACGACTTCCCGCCCCGGGCCGGCGGCATCCAGTCGTTCGTGCACGGTCTCGCCGCCGGCCGCCCGCCGGACTCGGTGGTCGTCTACGCTCCTCGGTGGCCCGGCTGCGACGGCTTCGACGCCGGCCGGCCGTATCCCGTCGTACGGCATGCCACCTCGCTGATGCTGCCCACCCGCGCGGTCGCCCGCCGGGCCGTGGAGCTGGTCGCCGAGTTCGGGTGCGACACGGTGGTGTTCGGGGCGGCGGCCCCGCTCGGCCTGCTCGCGCCCGCCGTGCGTGCCGCCGGGGTGCGGCGCGTCGTCATGATCACTCACGGCCACGAGGCGTCCTGGACGCAGGTCCCGCCCGCCCGCCCCCTGCTGGCCAGGATCGGCGGCCACGCCGACGTGGTCACCTATCTGGGGGAGTACACCCGGCAGAGACTGGCCCGCGTCATCCCCGAGGAGAAGCTGGTACGGCTCGCGCCGGGCGTCGACACCGCCGTGTTCCATCCGGACGCCGGCCGGGAGAAGGTGCGCGCGGCGCTGGGACTGGGGGATCGGCCGGTCGTGGTCTGCCTGTCCCGGCTGGTCCCGCGCAAGGGCCAGGACGTCCTGTTGCGGGCCTGGCCGCGCGTGCTGCGCGCGGTGCCGGACGCCGTGCTGCTGATCGTCGGCGGCGGGCCGTACCGCAGGACCCTGGAGCGGCTGGCCCGGCCGGTGGCGGGCTCGGTCAGGATCGTCGGGCCGGTGCCGTCGGCGGCGCTGCCCGCCCACCTCGCCGCCGGTGACGTGTTCGCCATGCCCTGCCGTACCAGGTTCGGCGGCATCGACGTGGAAGGACTCGGCATCGTCTACCTGGAGGCCTCCGCCAGCGGGCTGCCGGTGGTGGCGGGTTCGTCGGGCGGGGCCCCCGACGCGGTGCTGCAGGGGGAGACCGGCCTGGTCGTGGACGGGACCTCCCCGGCCGAGGTGGCCGGGGCCCTCGTCGACCTGCTGCGGGACCCGGAACGGGCCCGGACGATGGGGGAGCGCGGGCGCGAGTGGGTCACCCGGGAGTGGGGCTGGGAACTCGTCGCCGCCCGGTTCGCCCGGCTGCTCGACCCCGTGCTCTGA
- a CDS encoding MarR family winged helix-turn-helix transcriptional regulator: protein MPEFLDLHSKMSKALRAAAETAVRRHGLHLGQDHLLAVLWRQDGRTPGEVAAMLNVTTPNVVKAATRMAAAGLLTRRRDDRDNRLVRLWLTDAARALQAPIEKERRLLEEQVTADLTDAEREHLLSALTKIHRSAAALLDAPIDQRNSAVT from the coding sequence GTGCCCGAGTTCCTGGACCTGCACAGCAAGATGTCCAAGGCGCTGCGGGCGGCGGCCGAGACGGCCGTACGGCGGCACGGGCTGCACCTGGGGCAAGATCACCTGCTCGCGGTGCTGTGGCGGCAAGACGGCCGCACTCCGGGCGAGGTCGCCGCCATGCTGAACGTCACCACCCCCAATGTGGTCAAGGCGGCAACCCGGATGGCCGCGGCCGGCCTGCTCACCCGGCGCCGCGACGACCGGGACAACCGGCTGGTCCGACTGTGGCTCACCGACGCCGCACGCGCCCTGCAAGCCCCCATCGAAAAGGAACGGCGGCTGCTCGAAGAGCAGGTCACCGCCGACCTCACCGATGCCGAACGCGAACATCTCCTCAGCGCACTGACGAAGATCCACCGCTCGGCGGCGGCCTTGCTGGACGCCCCCATTGATCAACGCAACTCGGCCGTCACCTGA
- a CDS encoding AMP-dependent synthetase/ligase, translated as MREYSVPVLVDVPSSANLTDTVFQRAEREPGTVRLRRKDGDDWAAVTAGEFRDQVAGVARGLIAAGVGPGDRVALMARTRYEWAVIDYAVWTAGAVTVPIYETSSSDQVKWIASDSGAKAAFVELPSHEETVRAVLDELPELKDVWSIEGGALAELAERGAEVSDETLNERRTGRGGADLATIVYTSGTTGRPKGCALTHDNLLFTARNVAYGPLEQLLGAGDGAVLLFLPLAHVFARIIQVVAVETGTVLGHSPNMKNVGPDLQTFRPTLLLGVPRVFEKVYNAAEQKAVSGGKGKIFHAAADVSVAWSRAETSGGAGLGLRLKHVLFDRLVYGKLRAATGGRLRAAVCGGSALGERLGHFFRGVGIEILEGWGLTETSAPSAVNIPGANKIGTVGKPFPGVTIGVGEDGEVLVKGRHVFAGYWNDDKATAETVDPGGWFHTGDIGELDGDGYLRITGRKKELIVTAAGKNVAPGPLEDLIRAHPLISQAMVVGDDRPFVAAIVTLDPEALEQWKGANGKAGATLAGLSTDPAILAEVQKAVDRANASVSKAEQIKKFTVLDIDITEESGHLTPTLKVKRNLVMRDFAQQIDSLYG; from the coding sequence GTGCGCGAGTACAGCGTCCCCGTACTGGTGGATGTCCCCTCCTCAGCCAATCTGACCGACACGGTGTTCCAGCGTGCCGAGCGGGAGCCGGGCACCGTCCGCCTACGCCGTAAGGACGGCGACGACTGGGCCGCCGTCACCGCCGGGGAGTTCCGCGACCAGGTCGCCGGCGTCGCCAGGGGACTGATCGCGGCGGGCGTCGGCCCCGGCGACCGGGTGGCCCTGATGGCACGCACCCGCTACGAGTGGGCCGTGATCGACTACGCCGTCTGGACGGCCGGCGCGGTCACCGTGCCGATCTACGAGACCTCCTCGTCCGACCAGGTCAAGTGGATCGCCTCCGACAGCGGCGCGAAGGCCGCCTTCGTGGAGCTGCCCTCGCACGAGGAGACCGTCCGTGCGGTGCTGGACGAGCTGCCGGAGCTCAAGGACGTCTGGAGCATCGAGGGCGGCGCCCTCGCGGAGCTGGCCGAGCGGGGCGCCGAGGTGTCCGACGAGACGCTGAACGAACGCCGGACCGGCCGCGGCGGCGCGGACCTGGCCACCATCGTCTACACCTCGGGCACCACCGGCAGGCCCAAGGGCTGCGCCCTGACTCACGACAACCTGCTGTTCACCGCAAGGAACGTGGCGTACGGCCCGCTGGAGCAGCTGCTCGGCGCCGGCGACGGGGCGGTGCTGCTGTTCCTGCCGCTCGCGCACGTCTTCGCCCGGATCATCCAGGTCGTGGCGGTCGAGACCGGCACGGTCCTCGGGCACAGCCCGAACATGAAGAACGTCGGCCCCGACCTGCAGACCTTCAGGCCGACGCTCCTGCTGGGGGTGCCGCGGGTGTTCGAGAAGGTCTACAACGCCGCCGAGCAGAAAGCCGTCTCCGGCGGCAAGGGCAAGATCTTCCACGCCGCGGCCGACGTCTCCGTGGCGTGGAGCCGGGCGGAGACGTCGGGTGGCGCCGGGCTGGGCCTGCGGCTCAAGCACGTCCTGTTCGACCGGCTGGTGTACGGCAAGCTCCGTGCCGCCACCGGCGGCAGGCTCCGTGCCGCCGTCTGCGGGGGCTCGGCCCTGGGCGAGCGGCTCGGGCACTTCTTCCGCGGCGTGGGCATCGAGATCCTGGAGGGCTGGGGCCTGACCGAGACCTCGGCGCCGTCCGCGGTGAACATCCCTGGCGCCAACAAGATCGGCACCGTCGGCAAGCCGTTCCCCGGTGTCACGATCGGCGTCGGCGAGGACGGCGAGGTGCTGGTCAAGGGCCGGCACGTCTTCGCCGGCTACTGGAACGACGACAAGGCCACCGCCGAGACGGTCGACCCCGGCGGCTGGTTCCACACCGGCGACATCGGCGAGCTCGACGGGGACGGCTACCTGCGCATCACCGGCCGCAAGAAGGAGCTCATCGTCACCGCCGCGGGCAAGAACGTCGCCCCAGGGCCGCTGGAGGACCTCATCCGGGCCCATCCGCTGATCAGCCAGGCGATGGTGGTCGGCGACGACCGGCCGTTCGTCGCGGCGATCGTCACACTCGACCCCGAGGCCCTGGAGCAGTGGAAGGGCGCCAACGGCAAGGCCGGGGCCACCCTCGCCGGCCTCAGCACCGACCCCGCGATCCTCGCCGAGGTGCAGAAGGCGGTGGACAGGGCCAACGCGTCGGTCTCCAAGGCCGAGCAGATCAAGAAATTCACGGTGCTCGACATCGACATCACCGAGGAAAGCGGGCACCTCACCCCGACCCTCAAGGTCAAGCGCAACCTCGTGATGCGCGACTTCGCCCAGCAGATCGACTCCCTGTACGGCTGA
- a CDS encoding M48 family metallopeptidase, translated as MTQTMTETRPRSRAAGWALAALGVVTLAVVAFTTPWRALPASAPSVVPDPARDFTPDQIARAGAFDAAVSAPAYLSLGLTLVAAGVLVGTPLGARLAGRLRGPWWLRVLLGVLVLSVAVAVLRWPLGMWSETQLRAYGLSTQDWLSWSTDRIKNLGIGTALTAIMVLAVVALARRYRRWWIPAAVGAFTLTVVASFAYPVLIEPVFNDFTPMAAGQLRDDLLTMAARDGVPVEDVLVADASRRTTALNAYVSGFGATRRIVVYDTLLRAPADEVELVVAHELGHAKAGDVLYGTLVGGLGAACGACLLYLLTSWEPLRRRTGVASVADPKAVGLLVGLLSLATFLSGPAQNVVSRQIEARADAHALDLTRDPAVFVSMQRRLSVTNISDLTPDVFEYVLYGSHPTAPERIAMARSWALLNGMREP; from the coding sequence ATGACGCAGACCATGACGGAGACGCGCCCGCGCAGCCGGGCGGCGGGGTGGGCGTTGGCCGCCCTCGGCGTGGTCACGCTGGCGGTCGTGGCGTTCACCACCCCCTGGCGGGCGCTGCCCGCCTCCGCCCCGTCCGTCGTCCCGGACCCGGCCCGCGACTTCACCCCCGATCAGATCGCCCGCGCCGGCGCCTTCGACGCCGCGGTCAGCGCGCCCGCCTACCTCTCGCTCGGCCTGACCCTGGTGGCGGCCGGGGTCCTGGTGGGCACCCCGCTGGGCGCGCGGCTCGCCGGCCGGCTGAGGGGCCCGTGGTGGCTGAGGGTGCTGCTGGGCGTCCTCGTGCTCTCGGTGGCGGTGGCGGTCCTGCGCTGGCCCCTGGGCATGTGGTCGGAGACCCAGCTGCGCGCGTACGGCCTGTCCACCCAGGACTGGCTGTCGTGGAGCACCGACCGGATCAAGAACCTCGGCATCGGGACCGCGCTGACCGCGATCATGGTGCTCGCGGTGGTCGCGCTGGCCCGCCGTTACCGGCGCTGGTGGATCCCCGCCGCCGTCGGCGCGTTCACGCTGACCGTGGTCGCCTCCTTCGCCTATCCGGTGCTGATCGAACCGGTCTTCAACGACTTCACGCCGATGGCCGCCGGGCAGCTCCGCGACGACCTGCTCACCATGGCCGCCCGTGACGGGGTGCCCGTCGAGGACGTCCTGGTGGCCGACGCCTCCCGGCGGACCACCGCGCTCAACGCCTACGTGTCCGGGTTCGGCGCGACCCGCAGGATCGTGGTCTACGACACGCTGCTCCGGGCGCCCGCGGACGAGGTCGAGCTGGTGGTCGCGCACGAACTGGGCCACGCCAAGGCCGGTGACGTGCTGTACGGCACACTCGTCGGCGGCCTGGGCGCGGCCTGCGGGGCCTGCCTGCTCTACCTGCTGACGTCGTGGGAGCCCCTGCGGCGGCGCACCGGGGTCGCCTCGGTCGCCGATCCGAAGGCGGTGGGGCTGCTCGTGGGGCTGCTCAGCCTGGCCACGTTCCTGTCCGGCCCGGCGCAGAACGTGGTGAGCAGGCAGATCGAGGCCCGCGCCGACGCGCACGCGCTGGACCTGACCAGGGATCCGGCCGTGTTCGTCTCCATGCAGAGAAGGCTGTCCGTGACCAACATCTCGGATCTGACGCCGGACGTCTTCGAGTACGTCCTCTACGGCTCGCATCCCACGGCGCCCGAGCGCATCGCGATGGCACGCTCATGGGCACTGCTGAACGGCATGCGGGAGCCGTGA
- a CDS encoding SRPBCC family protein, with product MADRTTSSIMIGAGRSPIMTVIADFAAYPEWAGQVKSARVLSTGEDGLPATVRFVLDAGVISDEYTLAYTWHGEDSVDWRVAEAGKMVSGLTGSYRLASGSGGTEVTYELAVDLKVPMIGMIRRKAEKVIIDTALKGLKKRVEAV from the coding sequence ATGGCTGATCGCACCACTTCGAGCATCATGATCGGCGCAGGCCGGTCCCCCATCATGACGGTGATCGCCGACTTCGCCGCATACCCGGAATGGGCGGGTCAGGTGAAGTCGGCGCGGGTCCTGTCCACCGGCGAGGACGGGCTTCCGGCCACCGTCCGGTTCGTCCTGGACGCGGGTGTGATCAGCGACGAGTACACCCTCGCCTACACCTGGCACGGCGAGGACTCCGTCGACTGGCGGGTCGCGGAGGCCGGGAAGATGGTCTCCGGGCTCACCGGGAGTTACCGCCTCGCAAGCGGGAGCGGCGGCACGGAGGTGACGTACGAACTCGCCGTCGACCTCAAGGTGCCGATGATCGGCATGATCAGGCGGAAGGCGGAGAAGGTCATCATCGACACCGCGCTGAAGGGACTGAAGAAGCGCGTCGAGGCAGTGTGA
- a CDS encoding C40 family peptidase — protein MSRAALQKVKAGKAVSAARKQIGDPYRWGASGPGAFDCSGLVQYAWRKAGVTLPRITTSQYRAVRKKVSWRSLRPGDLMFFYGKGHVGMYVGKGKMVHSPSSGKTVRTVSLKGYYRSSFAGAVRPGG, from the coding sequence TTGAGCAGGGCCGCACTGCAGAAGGTGAAGGCCGGTAAGGCGGTCTCGGCGGCCAGGAAGCAGATCGGCGATCCGTACCGGTGGGGAGCCTCCGGCCCCGGCGCGTTCGACTGCTCCGGGCTCGTCCAGTACGCGTGGCGCAAGGCCGGGGTGACCCTCCCCAGGATCACGACCAGCCAGTACCGCGCCGTCCGGAAGAAGGTCTCGTGGCGCAGTCTGCGCCCCGGCGACCTGATGTTCTTCTACGGCAAGGGCCACGTGGGCATGTACGTCGGCAAGGGCAAGATGGTGCACTCGCCGAGCAGCGGCAAGACGGTCCGGACCGTGAGCCTGAAGGGGTACTACAGGTCCTCCTTCGCCGGCGCGGTCCGTCCCGGCGGCTAG
- a CDS encoding ArsA family ATPase, with amino-acid sequence MSRILLFTGKGGVGKTTAAAATATLAARSGRKTLVVSTDTAHSLADTLGVTAGSEPTEVSPGLYLHQVDTQKALERQWGDLRDYARDFLTELGLDEVTAEEITVLPGAEEVIALLELREQARSGRWDVVVIDCAPTAETLRLLALPEALDWHVNRLLPVGRRLLRTFSPLVRRVAQVSVPEDHVIGAGERLHRGLLEVRELLTGPGASVRLVLTPEAVVLAEARRTLTSLSLYGYRVDAVIANRVFPAAGADPWRQRWVAAQAGHLADVERSFAPLPVHRVPYLDAEPIGTDALAGVAEAMYGETDPFALPTGDPPLRITPEGELILALPLAGKDEVDLARKGDELIVNAGPYRRVLALPAALARRPVQSAVLRDGLLRVRFQSGGPDD; translated from the coding sequence GTGAGCAGGATCCTGCTGTTCACCGGCAAGGGCGGCGTCGGCAAGACGACCGCCGCGGCGGCCACCGCCACGCTCGCGGCCCGGTCGGGGCGCAAGACGCTGGTGGTCTCCACCGACACCGCCCACTCGCTCGCCGACACGCTCGGGGTGACCGCCGGCAGCGAGCCCACCGAGGTCTCGCCCGGCCTCTACCTGCACCAGGTGGACACTCAGAAGGCGCTGGAGCGCCAGTGGGGTGACCTGCGCGACTACGCCAGGGACTTCCTCACCGAGCTGGGCCTCGACGAGGTCACCGCCGAGGAGATCACCGTGCTGCCGGGCGCCGAGGAGGTCATCGCCCTGCTGGAGCTGCGCGAGCAGGCGCGCAGCGGCCGCTGGGACGTCGTCGTCATCGACTGCGCGCCCACCGCCGAGACGCTCCGGCTGCTCGCGCTGCCCGAGGCCCTCGACTGGCACGTCAACCGCCTGCTGCCGGTCGGCAGGCGCCTGCTGCGCACGTTCTCCCCGCTGGTCCGCCGGGTGGCGCAGGTCAGCGTGCCCGAGGACCACGTGATCGGCGCGGGGGAGCGGCTCCACCGGGGACTGCTGGAGGTCCGCGAGCTGCTCACCGGCCCCGGCGCCAGCGTCCGGCTGGTGCTCACCCCCGAGGCGGTCGTGCTGGCCGAGGCCCGCCGTACGCTCACCTCCCTCAGCCTGTACGGCTACCGCGTCGACGCGGTGATCGCCAACCGGGTCTTCCCCGCCGCCGGCGCCGACCCGTGGCGGCAGCGGTGGGTGGCGGCCCAGGCCGGGCATCTGGCCGACGTCGAGCGGTCCTTCGCCCCGCTGCCCGTCCACCGGGTGCCCTACCTGGACGCCGAGCCCATCGGGACCGACGCCCTCGCCGGGGTCGCCGAGGCCATGTACGGCGAGACCGACCCCTTCGCCCTGCCGACCGGGGACCCGCCACTGCGGATCACCCCCGAGGGCGAGCTGATCCTGGCACTGCCGCTCGCCGGTAAGGACGAGGTCGACCTGGCCCGCAAGGGCGACGAGCTGATCGTCAACGCGGGCCCCTACCGCCGGGTGCTGGCCCTGCCCGCGGCCCTGGCCCGCAGGCCCGTGCAGAGCGCGGTGCTCCGGGACGGCCTTCTCCGGGTACGGTTCCAATCGGGAGGGCCTGATGACTGA
- a CDS encoding ROK family glucokinase, whose protein sequence is MALTIGVDIGGTKVAAGVVDDDGRIVEQLLRPTPATDPEQVAETIAEAVRELSKGREIEAVGLGAAGFVDETRSMVRFAPNLAWREEPLRKKVSDLVGLPVVVENDANAMAWGEARFGAGRGESHLVCVTVGTGIGGGIVFDGSLYRGRWGMGAELGHMQVVPEGRLCGCTNLGCWEQYASGNALVAEARTIAEADPARAAILLEIAGGTPDQIEGQEVTEAARRGDPAALAAFSSLAEWLAQGLNDLAAILDPSCFVLGGGVSRASDLWIDQVRAAFARNLTGHGHRPLADIRLAELGASAGLVGAADLARRR, encoded by the coding sequence ATGGCGCTGACCATCGGCGTTGACATCGGCGGCACCAAGGTCGCGGCGGGCGTCGTGGACGACGACGGCCGGATCGTCGAACAGCTTCTCCGGCCCACCCCGGCCACCGACCCCGAACAGGTCGCCGAGACGATCGCCGAGGCGGTCCGGGAGCTGTCGAAGGGCAGGGAGATCGAGGCCGTGGGCCTCGGCGCGGCCGGCTTCGTCGACGAGACCCGCTCCATGGTGCGGTTCGCGCCCAACCTCGCCTGGCGGGAGGAGCCGCTGCGGAAGAAGGTCTCCGACCTCGTCGGCCTGCCCGTGGTGGTGGAGAACGACGCCAACGCGATGGCCTGGGGCGAGGCCAGGTTCGGCGCCGGGCGTGGTGAGAGCCATCTGGTCTGCGTGACCGTCGGCACCGGCATCGGCGGCGGGATCGTGTTCGACGGCTCCCTCTACCGTGGCCGCTGGGGTATGGGCGCCGAGCTCGGCCACATGCAGGTGGTTCCCGAGGGGCGGCTGTGCGGCTGCACCAACCTGGGCTGCTGGGAGCAGTACGCCAGTGGCAACGCCCTGGTCGCCGAGGCCAGGACGATCGCCGAGGCCGATCCGGCACGGGCCGCCATCCTGCTGGAGATCGCGGGCGGCACCCCCGACCAGATCGAGGGCCAGGAGGTCACCGAGGCGGCGAGGCGGGGCGACCCGGCCGCGCTGGCGGCCTTCTCCTCCCTGGCCGAGTGGCTGGCCCAGGGACTGAACGACCTCGCCGCGATCCTCGATCCCAGCTGTTTCGTCCTCGGCGGCGGGGTCTCGCGTGCCTCGGACCTCTGGATCGACCAGGTCCGTGCGGCCTTCGCCCGCAACCTGACCGGCCACGGGCACCGGCCCCTGGCCGACATCCGCCTCGCCGAGCTGGGCGCGTCGGCGGGACTGGTCGGCGCGGCCGACCTTGCCAGGAGGCGCTGA
- a CDS encoding metallophosphoesterase family protein, translating into MRVHVVSDVHGRTDALARAGDGADALVCLGDLILFVDYDDHSQGIFPDLFGRERATQLVTLRTAKRFDEARALSAELWASLDGDPRDHIERSVRRQYEEIFAAMPTPAYLTHGNVDLPHYWPDYLREGHHMLDGQTVEIGGLRFGFVGGGLRTPYRTPNEIDDEEFARKVEAVGEVDVLCCHIPPAVPELLYDVVARRFERGSEATLEAIRRTQPRYALFGHVHQPLAARTRIGSTECLNVGHFRGRGVPFVLEW; encoded by the coding sequence ATGCGGGTTCATGTCGTCAGCGATGTGCACGGAAGGACCGACGCCCTGGCACGAGCGGGAGACGGCGCCGACGCGCTCGTCTGCTTGGGCGACCTGATCCTGTTCGTCGACTACGACGACCACTCCCAGGGCATCTTCCCCGACCTGTTCGGGCGGGAGAGGGCCACGCAACTCGTCACGCTCCGGACGGCCAAGCGGTTCGACGAGGCGCGGGCCCTGTCGGCCGAGCTCTGGGCGTCGCTGGACGGCGACCCCCGCGACCACATCGAGCGATCGGTCCGCCGGCAGTACGAAGAGATCTTCGCCGCCATGCCGACCCCGGCCTATCTCACCCACGGCAACGTCGACCTGCCGCACTACTGGCCCGACTACCTCAGAGAGGGCCACCACATGCTCGACGGCCAGACCGTGGAGATCGGCGGGCTCCGGTTCGGCTTCGTCGGAGGCGGGCTGCGCACGCCGTACCGGACGCCGAACGAGATCGATGACGAGGAGTTCGCCCGCAAGGTGGAGGCGGTGGGGGAGGTGGACGTGCTCTGCTGCCACATTCCCCCCGCCGTCCCCGAACTGCTCTACGACGTGGTCGCCCGGCGCTTCGAGCGGGGCAGCGAGGCCACCCTGGAGGCGATCCGGCGGACCCAGCCGCGTTACGCCCTGTTCGGCCACGTGCACCAGCCCCTGGCCGCCCGCACCCGGATCGGCAGCACCGAATGCCTCAACGTCGGACACTTCCGCGGCCGGGGAGTCCCCTTCGTCCTTGAGTGGTGA